From one Planococcus citri chromosome 3, ihPlaCitr1.1, whole genome shotgun sequence genomic stretch:
- the LOC135840976 gene encoding collagen alpha-1(I) chain-like, which translates to MKCKTSIFLIVFIFVAYVFICDAKVKKKVSAKKIRADQPGATEAGDYEDENGDDNADYAEEKTESPSKSTTFQQPSETLRTTRPTEPSEAREDDDGAGGTNQENASESDRTNQNKEGETNANAHVTLSSTIDQPEPSLPTFTEVNVSETLPDIFNQPGKQNSRESQKEIYDAQSNSSPRWQDTINNLLTTTTEYFFPSQPTSSPDDESVVVQPRQYQPERGSNGVPIPGPRGEPGPTGEQGPPGIAGRPGTPGTPGIPGNPGPPGPIPDISTYYQQIAQMSGRNEKGPPAVGSYPPDALHHLQAQVGPPGPRGPPGPPGSPGPQGFQGVRGEPGDVGPAGAIGVSGPRGLPGLPGKDGERGENGEAGPAGAVGPPGPRGLPGMPGLPGVKGHPGIQGVHGEKGDQGAFGEKGSIGPPGPVGGPGLVGPVGPRGERGRDGSPGSPGIRGVDGIAGVPGPPGEIGKPGPPGFPGSMGIKGDQGSVGPKGSQGPQGPRGEPGKSGQPGEAGPPGIPGKDGIPGEKGSTGSPGLLGPIGFPGPRGVPGDSGSPGLPGAKGIDGAPGERGYKGEAGMKGETGAIGLRGIQGLEGPEGKRGKHGPPGPQGPPGLPGERGLPGERGLPGADGPPGQKGQAGDRGADGAPGSKGAIGDVGRTGNTGPPGPSGPVGRTGSPGNPGPLGERGLPGADGKPGEAGPIGLQGLPGPIGPPGDKGLTGEPGKDGEPGPPGVPGPRGDAGKEGSPGLIGPPGPLGSPGERGSAGPPGNPGFQGLPGPAGLPGTPGKDGEPGIQGPTGPPGSAGLRGERGFPGERGFPGTPGPPGPRGETGIMGSDGPPGPQGSKGDKGHPGSPGLMGLPGTKGPPGAMGEKGDKGNIGMMGPEGQTGKQGERGLTGPPGPPGATGEPGERGEAGTPGLPGETGAAGSPGDRGPTGPSGPPGFPGSQGLIGLPGVKGERGIPGAKGEQGTSGSAGLPGEAGPPGPIGIAGAKGMRGESGMKGDMGLMGPVGRPGEPGPPGLHGSPGPEGAVGLPGTKGSPGDIGKPGAFGPPGPPGTPGTEGIKGEMGREGPPGPAGIAGPLGPAGERGLPGLPGPQGSLGLRGLRGAAGEPGSPGKPGNEGTPGSMGPPGPPGPLGPRGEAGPEGAPGKPGSPGIAGRVGDKGPPGAPGNVGPTGPSGPPGPMGPSGSPGAAGERGPKGDTGPHGVEGPPGPRGKPGPPGTDGAKGDKGEDGNPGAKGHQGLMGLQGLPGLQGPSGEKGAPGVPGHPGKDGEPGSRGPPGNDGSMGPAGIQGPAGMRGLQGESGHPGSRGDPGPPGPPGPPGETLQYDIAALMTALNQGRNKGPSDSPSGDDPSMRIFPQHMSDQERNEFIQKAYEKLKISYERFKKPDGKQDYPARTCRDLAVAHPDFENGDYWIDPNEGDIKDAILVYCDIKKRTTCIRSQPIRSEIMNILSDEPEIWLGDHNPGFKISYKADSNQIGFLQLLSISATQNITYHCKNSVGYYDAASNTYKKGLKLLGWNDVEITPRGNRKLRYISNEDGCKHKTNDWAFTVVNYSTEKSARLPFTDIAVRDIGKPEQSFFVEIGPVCFS; encoded by the exons ATGAAGTGTAAAACcagcatttttttaattgttttcattttcgtcgCATACGTTTTCATATGCGATgcaaaagtgaaaaagaaaGTTTCTGCAAAGAAAATTCGAGCCGATCAGCCCGGTGCAACGGAGGCTGGTGATTATGAAGATGAAAATGGAGACGATAATGCAGATTATGCTGAGGAAAAAACAG AATCACCATCGAAATCAACAACATTCCAACAGCCTTCTGAAACTTTAAGAACCACTAGGCCTACTGAGCCATCCGAGGCTCGTGAGGATGATGATGGTGCCGGTGGCACGAATCAAGAAAATGCTAGTGAATCTGACCGCACAAATCAAAATAAAGAAG GAGAAACCAACGCAAACGCACATGTCACATTATCATCGACTATTGACCAACCAGAACCCTCACTACCTACCTTCACTGAAGTAAATGTCTCAGAAACTCTTCCCGACATTTTCAATCAACCAGGAAAGCAAAATTCTCGCGAATCTCAAAAGGAAATCTACGATGCTCAGTCAAACTCATCTCCTCGTTGGCAGGACACAATCAATAATTTATTAACTACAAcaacagaatatttttttccaagccaGCCTACATCGTCACCAG ATGACGAAAGCGTAGTTGTTCAACCCAGACAATACCAACCTGAGAGAGGAAGTAACGGAGTACCAATTCCTGGACCTAGa GGAGAACCTGGACCAACAGGCGAACAAGGACCCCCGGGAATAGCTGGAAGACCCGGTACTCCTGGAACCCCTGGAATTCCTGGCAACCCAGGACCGCCTGGTCCAATTCCTGAT atAAGTACCTATTATCAACAGATTGCTCAAATGAGTGGGCGAAACGAGAAAGGACCTCCCGCAGTAGGCAGTTATCCTCCAGATGCATTACACCATTTGCAAGCTCAAGTTGGTCCACCTGGACCTCGCGGTCCTCcgg GACCTCCAGGCTCACCGGGACCTCAAGGATTTCAAGGCGTACGAGGAGAACCGGGTGATGTTGGCCCTGCAGGAGCTATCGGCGTTTCAGGCCCTAGAGGACTCCCTGGATTACCAGGAAAAGAT GGTGAAAGAGGAGAAAATGGTGAAGCAGGTCCTGCTGGCGCTGTTGGACCTCCTGGTCCTAGAGGTCTTCCTGGAATGCCTGGACTACCAGGAGTAAAAGGACATCCTGGTATTCAAGGTGTTCATGGAGAAAAAGGCGATCAAGGTGCATTTGGTGAAAAAGGTTCAATTGGTCCACCCGGTCCTGTGGGAGGCCCTGGACTTGTG GGACCAGTAGGACCAAGAGGGGAACGAGGTAGGGATGGTTCGCCTGGCTCGCCTGGTATTAGAGGAGTTGATGGAATAGCAGGAGTTCCTGGTCCaccg GGAGAAATTGGCAAACCAGGACCACCAGGTTTCCCAGGATCAATGGGCATTAAAGGTGATCAAGGGAGTGTGGGTCCGAAAGGTAGTCAAGGACCCCAGGGACCTcgag GAGAACCCGGAAAATCTGGCCAGCCAGGTGAAGCAGGTCCGCCAGGAATACCGGGTAAAGATGGAATTCCTGGAGAAAAAGGAAGTACTGGATCTCCTGGCCTTCTAGGCCCAATTGGTTTTCCAGGACCTAGAGGAGTTCCCGGTGATTCTGGAAGCCCAGGTTTACCAGGAGCCAAAGGAATCGAT GGTGCTCCTGGGGAACGAGGGTATAAAGGTGAAGCAGGAATGAAAGGAGAAACCGGAGCTATAGGACTCAGAGGAATACAAGGATTAGAAGGTCCTGAAGGGAAAAGAGGGAAACATGGACCACCTGGACCGCAAGGACCTCCTGGATTACCCGGTGAAAGAGGTTTACCTGGAGAAAGAGGATTACCAGGAGCAGACGGACCACCAGGGCAGAAAG GTCAAGCAGGAGATCGCGGAGCAGATGGAGCACCAGGCTCTAAAGGCGCTATTGGAGATGTCGGCAGAACAGGAAACACCGGACCTCCA GGACCTTCCGGACCTGTCGGACGTACGGGATCTCCTGGAAATCCTGGTCCACTAGGAGAACGAGGACTTCCTGGTGCAGATGGGAAACCTGGAGAGGCTGGCCCAATTGGATTGCAAGGATTGCCTGGACCTATCGGGCCGCCTGGAGACAAAGGATTGACT GGTGAACCAGGAAAAGATGGCGAACCAGGTCCCCCTGGCGTGCCAGGCCCTCGAGGAGATGCCGGTAAAGAAGGAAGTCCAGGATTGATCGGACCACCAGGACCACTGGGATCACCCGGAGAGCGAGGATCTGCCGGACCACCAGGAAACCCTGGATTTCAA GGGTTACCAGGTCCTGCAGGTTTGCCCGGAACTCCAGGTAAAGATGGCGAGCCAGGAATTCAGGGACCTACCGGACCTCCTGGATCTGCAGGTCTTCGAGGTGAACGAGGTTTTCCCGGAGAGCGAGGATTCCCAGGAACTCCAGGACCTCCTGGACCCAGAGGAGAAACAGGGATTATGGGATCAGATGGACCACCT GGACCACAAGGGTCTAAAGGTGATAAGGGTCATCCAGGATCTCCAGGATTAATG GGTCTACCTGGCACAAAAGGGCCTCCAGGAGCCATGGGAGAAAAAGGTGATAAAGGAAATATCGGTATGATGGGACCGGAAGGTCAAACAG gaaaACAAGGAGAAAGAGGATTAACAGGTCCACCAGGCCCCCCAGGCGCAACAGGAGAGCCTGGAGAACGAGGAGAAGCTGGGACCCCTGGGCTTCCCGGAGAAACTGGAGCTGCAGGATCTCCTGGTGATAGAGGGCCAACTGGCCCATCAGGTCCGCCAGGTTTTCCTGGATCTCAAGGTTTGATAGGTCTTCCTGGAGTTAAGGGTGAACGGGGAATACCAGGTGCTAAAGGTGAACAAGGAACCTCTGGATCTGCAG GTTTGCCCGGAGAAGCTGGTCCTCCAGGGCCAATTGGAATAGCTGGAGCAAAAGGAATGCGCGGCGAGTCTGGAATGAAAGGTGATATGGGTTTGATGGGTCCAGTTGGACGACCTGGCGAGCCTGGACCTCCT gGTCTCCATGGATCACCAGGACCTGAAGGAGCAGTTGGTTTACCAGGAACCAAGGGATCTCCAGGTGATATTGGAAAGCCCGGTGCATTTGGACCTCCTGGTCCGCCAGGAACGCCGGGCACTGAAGGCATCAAAGGTGAAATGGGCCGAGAAGGACCCCCGGGACCTGCGGGTATTGCCGGTCCTTTGGGACCCGCTGGAGAACGTGGGCTCCCTGGACTTCCAGGTCCTCAAGGGTCACTGGGATTGAGAGGATTACGAGGAGCGGCA GGCGAACCAGGATCTCCAGGAAAGCCAGGAAATGAAGGAACACCAGGGTCTATGGGACCACCTGGTCCACCTGGACCACTGGGACCAAGAGGGGAAGCTGGCCCCGAAGGAGCTCCTGGTAAACCAGGTTCCCCTGGAATCGCTGGAAGAGTTGGAGATAAAGGTCCTCCGGGAGCGCCAGGAAATGTTGGTCCTACAGGTCCTTCTGGCCCTCCA GGACCGATGGGACCTTCTGGGTCACCGGGTGCAGCAGGAGAAAGAGGTCCAAAAGGGGATACTGGTCCGCATGGAGTTGAAGGACCTCCT GGACCTAGGGGAAAACCAGGGCCACCTGGAACAGATGGCGCTAAAGGTGACAAAGGAGAGGATGGAAATCCAGGTGCTAAAGGCCATCAAGGTTTGATGGGATTGCAAGGATTGCCTGGTCTTCAA GGTCCATCTGGTGAAAAAGGTGCTCCCGGTGTACCTGGACATCCGGGCAAAGATGGTGAACCTGGTTCAAGAG GGCCTCCCGGTAACGATGGTTCAATGGGACCTGCAGGAATTCAAGGTCCAGCAGGAATGCGAGGTTTGCAAGGGGAATCAGGACATCCAGGAAGTCGCGGAGATCCAGGCCCTCCGGGACCTCCAGGTCCACCAGGAGAAACATTACAGTATGATATCGCCGCTTTAATGACCGCTTTAAATCAAGGACGAAACAAG GGTCCGAGTGATTCTCCCAGTGGTGACGACCCCAGCATGAGAATTTTCCCTCAACATATGAGTGATCAAGAGAGAAATGAATTCATACAAAAAGCGtacgaaaaactcaaaatttcttacGAAAGGTTCAAAAAACCGGATGGTAAACAAGATTATCCTGCTCGGACATGCCGCGACTTGGCTGTGGCGCatcctgattttgaaaatg gtgATTATTGGATTGATCCAAATGAAGGCGATATCAAAGACGCCATTTTAGTGTATTGTGATATAAAAAAACGCACTACTTGCATACGTTCTCAACCGATTCGTTCTGAAATCATGAATATTCTATCTGATGAACCAGAAATATGGCTTGGCGACCATAATCCAGGATTCAAG ATCTCCTATAAGGCAGATAGTAATCAAATTGGATTCTTGCAACTGTTGTCCATTTCTGCTACTCAAAACATCACGTACCATTGTAAAAATTCTGTTGGGTATTATGATGCTGCCAGTAATACCTATAAAAAAGGTTTGAAACTATTAGGGTGGAATGATGTTGAAATAACTCCTCGCGGTAATCGAAAACTTCGATACATTTCTAATGAAGACGGATGCAAA cataaaaCGAATGACTGGGCCTTCACAGTTGTCAACTATTCGACTGAAAAATCCGCTCGACTTCCTTTCACGGATATTGCTGTTCGAGACATCGGAAAACCAGAACAAAGTTTTTTCGTGGAAATTGGGCCCGTTTGTTTTTCTTAA
- the LOC135840615 gene encoding uncharacterized protein K02A2.6-like — protein sequence MVLPTEQEQLISSLVAALRTLQPTTTSLDPFSEGSETMANFFVRLENFFALRQIPADPEGATTSVRVQNLINYIGAKYVSTVYNVCAPVIPEKKKYSDVKQLLINHFDKPVNEVVEQHRFMLRVQSDTESVNQFVTELKRQAALCNFTCGHCTKPTSELHLRAQFIRGIRDSDTRRELLQKGGSESTTTFTFDKAVEYAVAAESSKLGNDVIQNSHFNASTSGPKPVNKLQVNKNKSTRPFSQLRGSCFRCGDKDHRADKCPHSKEVCSFCNKVGHITKVCQLKLRRNKSNSGRGGHSGRGGRSKRPYYRQNIPNTGATNPTNPNEVNYFDFHVLNLQCNSNSNNSDKILLNFDIGNKNKQLELDTGAAVTTLRVSVIRELIPGIKILPTTDKLRSFDGTIIDPIGVVNLFVKYKSNAENLTAYIVPNSHPEVVGRTWIKAFRILPPELLEINTVSTEVNYTDEIKKLIREYSDLFSGGYGKIPNFQCSLRLKDNAVPVFMKPRTLPYAIKPLVEAEIEKLLAQGILSPAKHPTWGTPIVPVINSKGALRICGDYKVTINKYLIAEKYPIPNVEEMFSKLAGGTHFVSLDIFRAYFCMVVDELSAILQCLSTHLGAFYVHRLMFGVGNAPWYFQKFMDEILSHILGAAAFYDDVKVQGATAKELLDRLRMVFQTFREHGLKLNKDKCQFNLKSITYLGFVIDANGIRKTPEKIETIVKCDYPKNIEQLRSFIGLINYYGRFIPNMADILAPMYQLMQKDVQFVWNNQCQAAFVRLKQEMTEDRILVPYDPKLPLVLAADASSYGLGACLSHILPGNEEKPIAFCSRTLSKAERGYSQLHKEATAIYWAVKKFFVYLFGRKFILHTDHKPLTAIFHPNKNLPDLTAARLLRYACFLSNFDYDIQYRRSEKHSNADFPSRFPLPIPSNEKTDAASSVLLLEQISILPVTRAEIVSETAKDPALIPVLNGLRSNSGLEKTCFAGQEAEFSIESDCIFRGCRVVVPKALQQRVLQELHTAHIGSTKMKNLARNYVYWSGIDRDIENITTQCSGCSQVRNNPPKIDRHPWLYPEISWYRLHLDYAGPFLSNYFLLVVDAYSKWVEIFVMSSITTSKTISFLQDLYTRFGLPVMIVTDNGPQWTSEEFKMFNSSNGIIHKFAAPYHPASNGQVERYVQVLKNSLKASLFDSSQSSSITERVNLLLIQLRRTTHSLTGKTPAELLLRHSYRTKLDLLIDPHTKRIRSDQIQQIENTKLRDIKPGDPVNYRVYNDTKRKWATGLVISKGPLNAVIRGENGETHRRHLDQMVSAPHAEPSSAGEGTSDQQQATTSTSSEQQPSQPSTSPTQPEPPKPPSTDTELRRSSRSRKIPSRLDI from the coding sequence ATGGTGCTCCCTACAGAACAAGAGCAACTGATTTCAAGCCTCGTGGCAGCTCTTCGCACCTTACAGCCAACCACTACTTCGCTCGATCCGTTTTCCGAAGGATCGGAGACTATGGCAAACTTTTTTGTACGTTTGGAAAACTTCTTCGCTTTACGCCAGATTCCTGCGGATCCTGAAGGTGCTACAACTTCAGTAAGAGTACAAAACTTAATTAATTACATTGGCGCTAAATACGTTTCGACTGTCTACAATGTCTGTGCTCCGGTGATACCTGAAAAGAAGAAGTACTCAGATGTTAAACAGCTTCTTATCAACCACTTCGATAAGCCGGTCAACGAAGTGGTAGAGCAACATCGCTTCATGTTACGTGTCCAAAGCGATACAGAATCAGTTAATCAGTTTGTTACAGAACTGAAACGCCAAGCCGCTTTATGCAATTTTACGTGCGGTCATTGTACTAAACCTACAAGCGAGCTACATCTACGAGCACAATTTATTCGAGGTATTCGTGATAGCGACACACGAAGAGAATTACTACAGAAAGGTGGTAGCGAATCTACCACTACTTTCACCTTCGATAAAGCAGTCGAGTATGCCGTTGCAGCTGAATCGTCCAAACTTGGCAACGatgtaattcaaaattctcatttcaacgCCTCAACTTCCGGACCAAAACCTGTTAACAAGCttcaagtaaataaaaataaatccacCAGGCCATTTTCACAGCTCCGGGGATCTTGTTTTCGATGCGGTGATAAAGATCACCGAGCAGACAAATGCCCTCATTCTAAAGAAGTCTGCTCATTCTGCAATAAAGTTGGGCATATTACGAAGGTTTGTCAACTTAAACTACGGCGTAATAAATCAAATTCAGGTCGCGGAGGTCACAGTGGACGAGGTGGCCGTTCGAAACGTCCGTATTATCGCCAAAATATTCCTAATACCGGTGCAACGAACCCTACGAATCCGAACGAAgtaaattatttcgattttcacGTTCTTAACCTACAATGCAACTCGAATTCGAATAATTCCGATAAGATACTTCTCAACTTCGATATTGGTAATAAAAATAAGCAGCTTGAACTCGATACCGGCGCAGCTGTTACTACTTTACGTGTATCTGTTATCAGAGAGTTGATTCCTGGTATAAAAATACTTCCAACTACTGATAAGCTTAGATCTTTCGATGGCACTATTATTGATCCGATCGGTGTTGTGAATCTTTTCGTCAAGTATAAATCGAATGCTGAAAACCTAACAGCTTACATTGTGCCAAATTCTCATCCTGAAGTTGTTGGGCGTACGTGGATAAAAGCGTTTCGAATATTACCTCCTGAGTTGCTGGAAATTAATACTGTTTCAACCGAGGTGAATTATACTGACGAAATTAAGAAGTTGATTCGCGAATATTCAGATTTATTTTCCGGTGGATATGGCaaaattcctaattttcaaTGCTCACTACGTTTGAAAGATAATGCTGTACCTGTATTTATGAAGCCTAGAACTTTGCCATATGCCATAAAACCATTAGTCGAagctgaaattgagaaattacttGCCCAAGGCATACTTTCACCTGCTAAACACCCTACTTGGGGAACACCAATTGTACCTGTTATCAATTCAAAAGGTGCTTTACGAATTTGCGGTGACTACAAGGTAACAATCAATAAGTACCTGATTGCTGAAAAGTATCCGATTCCGAACGTCGAGGAAATGTTTAGTAAACTTGCCGGTGGTACTCACTTCGTTTCGCTCGATATTTTCAGAGCTTATTTCTGCATGGTTGTAGATGAGCTAAGTGCTATATTACAGTGCCTTAGTACTCATTTAGGCGCATTCTACGTTCACAGACTTATGTTCGGCGTTGGCAACGCGCCATGGTACTTTCAGAAATTTATGGATGAAATATTATCGCATATACTTGGTGCTGCGGCGTTTTATGACGATGTCAAAGTTCAAGGAGCCACAGCCAAAGAGTTACTTGACAGACTCCGTATGGTTTTCCAGACATTCCGTGAACATGGgttgaaattgaacaaagaTAAGTGTcagttcaatttgaaatcaattacTTACCTTGGTTTCGTTATTGATGCAAACGGAATTCGAAAAACGCCAGAGAAAATCGAAACCATCGTTAAATGCGATTATCCGAAGAATATTGAGCAGCTACGTAGTTTTATTGGTCTCATCAATTACTATGGCCGTTTTATTCCGAATATGGCCGATATTCTCGCTCCAATGTACCAATTAATGCAGAAAGATGTTCAATTCGTTTGGAATAACCAATGTCAAGCAGCTTTCGTTCGATTAAAACAAGAAATGACCGAAGATCGTATCCTAGTGCCATATGACCCTAAATTACCTCTCGTTTTAGCTGCTGATGCGTCATCATATGGTCTAGGCGCCTGTTTATCGCATATTTTACCAGGCAATGAAGAAAAGCCAATTGCTTTTTGCAGTCGTACGTTATCGAAAGCTGAACGTGGTTATAGCCAACTGCACAAAGAAGCTACAGCTATTTACTGGGCTGTAAAAAAGTTCTTCGTTTACCTTTTTGGTCGCAAATTTATTCTACATACCGACCATAAACCGCTGACTGCGATCTTTCATCCCAACAAAAACTTACCTGATTTAACTGCAGCCAGATTACTTCGTTATGCTTGTTTTCTATCGAATTTCGACTACGATATACAGTACCGAAGAAGTGAAAAGCACAGCAATGCCGATTTTCCTTCTCGTTTTCCACTACCGATTCCCAGTAACGAGAAAACCGATGCAGCTAGTTCAGTTTTACTGCTAGAGCAGATCAGCATTTTACCAGTTACACGAgctgaaattgtttcagaaacgGCTAAAGATCCAGCGCTAATTCCTGTTCTCAATGGCTTACGTTCGAATTCCGGCCTTGAGAAAACCTGCTTCGCTGGCCAAGAAGCTGAATTTTCGATTGAATCCGATTGTATTTTCCGAGGTTGTCGAGTCGTTGTACCTAAAGCTCTACAGCAACGAGTTCTTCAGGAATTACATACGGCACACATCGGTTCtactaaaatgaaaaacctCGCTCGTAATTACGTTTATTGGTCCGGTATTGATCGAGACATCGAAAATATTACAACTCAATGTTCCGGTTGTTCTCAAGTTAGAAATAATCCTCCTAAAATCGATCGTCATCCCTGGTTGTATCCAGAAATATCGTGGTATCGTCTTCATTTAGATTACGCTGGTCCATTTCTCAGTAACTACTTTCTACTTGTCGTCGATGCATACAGCAAATGGgtagaaatttttgtaatgagtTCGATAACAACTTCTAAGACGATATCCTTTCTTCAAGATCTGTATACTCGATTTGGTCTTCCGGTTATGATTGTCACCGATAACGGTCCTCAATGGACGAGTGAagaattcaaaatgttcaactCTTCAAACGGTATTATCCATAAATTCGCTGCTCCTTACCATCCTGCAAGTAATGGGCAGGTTGAACGTTACGTGCAAGTCCTAAAAAACAGCTTAAAAGCTAGCTTGTTCGATAGCAGTCAAAGTTCATCAATTACGGAAAGAGTGAATCTGCTACTCATTCAGCTACGCAGAACTACTCACAGCCTGACTGGCAAAACTCCGGCTGAGTTGTTATTACGCCACAGTTATCGGACCAAGTTAGATTTGCTTATCGATCCTCATACGAAACGTATCCGTTCGGATCAAATTCAACAAATCGAGAATACCAAACTTCGTGACATCAAACCTGGAGATCCAGTTAATTATCGAGTTTACAACGATACGAAACGTAAATGGGCAACTGGCCTAGTTATTTCGAAAGGTCCATTAAATGCTGTGATACGTGGTGAGAATGGCGAAACTCACAGGAGACATCTCGATCAAATGGTATCAGCTCCTCATGCCGAACCTTCTTCTGCAGGGGAAGGTACTAGCGATCAACAACAAGCAACTACGTCGACCAGCAGCGAACAGCAGCCTTCGCAGCCTTCAACTTCTCCAACTCAACCTGAACCTCCGAAACCTCCTTCTACCGACACTGAGCTCCGTCGATCAAGCCGATCTCGGAAAATTCCATCTAGATTGGATatttag